The sequence below is a genomic window from Harmonia axyridis chromosome 1, icHarAxyr1.1, whole genome shotgun sequence.
ttttcatattcaaattggAATTGAAACAACACATGATAACTCTTAAAGATTGGCACATTATACGTTATCGTTTTTTTTCAGGGCTTTAAAGTCAGAATTGGTGAGGAATATCGGGTCTACAGATTTGAATTCGTTTCAAATCAGGACATCAATGCTGGCGAGTACCACCAATGGCTTGTAACGAACATACAAGCAAAGCAGCCTTTTCCAACCAGACAGCATGTGGAACAAAAAAAAGCGGATATCGAAGAGGCGATGAATTATGAATTCAACGACCAGGACATTGAAAGAATCGTAAGTTTTATAACTTATTAAGGTTGAATAGAGTTCACCCGATGAAGGCAATTTAATATGATTATAAAAATCCTGATATcgttgtttttattttcgtcTGTTTTGATATTAAgtcgatttggaattttatttctattgaatagtgaaggttttggcaTCGATAATTTTTATAAGTTACGTTTTCAACCcccattttcaaataataaacattcaattGAGATAAAGGTTGTAcatctttatacagggtgtttcctaaacatgcggcaaaaattcagggggttgttccttggactattttaagcatgttttgtccttggatgatttttgaaaaacctctttgtttcgaagatacagggcgaacaacatttttcatatttttaaaattaataatagtttaaataaaaatgcgtaccgcactgtgtttactaagtaggtacaatttatttttaaatttgtttaacaacattccaattactaaaaacggccagttttttgactaaaaattgataagtgcagatggtaaaggaatacagattaaacacggttttcatttgaattaataagaaatgatcctggtgtttttgaaagggttcggcagtcaatgaggagaagattggatgcttgtatgctggctagaggtggtcattttcaacagtttttgtaggttgagttgaattttcatgtaatttttcataataaaatgttattatctgaaattttgtttcccctatatcttcgaaacaaataggtttttcaaaaatcatcaaaggacaaaatattcttagaatagtccaaggaacaacccctgaatttttgccgcatgtttaggaaacatcctgtatatattttcaaagaGTCTTAGTAAAAGTAACTTCGCTAAACTTCGCTTCTCGTTATGTATTTTTCTTTCCTTTAATGTATGTATATATCGGTTATATTCTCTTTAATGAAGgcaattcattattatattattattattaaataacgATTATTTTCAGATCAAAGAAAAAGAGAGATTCCAACAAAATCCCCGCAATTTTGCTATGGAGAAGAGAAAATTAGCGGAAGAAAGAGAATTAGCCCGTACCAATGGAGATATCCACAGGGCCAATGAATTGGGAATGAGGCTGTTTGAGTTGGAGCAAAGAGCTTCTGAACTTGATATGGTCAGGACCTCCACAATTTCTAGTATCGCTCATATAAACGATCGGAATAGGAGGAGAAATATCGAAGAAGCTGAAAAAGCTATCAGGGAGGAACACGCTGCAAGTAACGGGAGAAAGGTAAATATTCTTCTAATtcttacagggtgtcccatgaaAAACTAGagcattaataataaatatataataaaaataataaacaatattgaAATGATGAAAACGTTTGTCGTTTATATCCAAACATTAATCAACTGAAAAGTTAGTTAGTAGACACTATTACTGTGAAGTGATTAACCCATCACATCCAAAAACTTTTTTACTCCAAAATTATTCGCTATCACCAGattcattaaaataattttaaaatttacaaaattatTCGACACTCTCAAATACCAAAATATTCGGTTGGACTGTTTTGGGGGACACCCTGAACCTAcatatatttgaaaatgagaGCCTCGTGGATCTTGATGGAGAAAGATGCAACATAAATCAACTTCTCTTTAACATCAAtctattcgatgaatttttttgtatgGTTATTAACGAACTTGTTTATTTCAGGTTTATGATCCTTTCACTAGGCGTTCCACGAAACCTACCATGAGTTCGAGACACGTAGAAGAGTCACTTCCTGAACTTGTTCCAGAAGTGGCACCACCTGCACCAAGGGTAGTACCCAGACCTCCACCACAACCAAGAacggttgaaataaatgatctTTTTGAAGCTCATGACTTCGAACTGAATcttgatataaaaattgatcCTCAACCAGCATTACCAGGTAAATTTGCAATGCACAATAACtcattaacactaattcattatAATTGATTTTGGTAAAACTGgcctttaaatttaataaattcggttctttcttgattgaaattcattatgaatgaTATGAAACAAAGTGAGGATACTCATTTCGATTCATTggttggcgaaacaattgtcgcaaACATTAAATGTAACTTGAAGTATTTGTCAAAATCAGTTTgtcttatttattcatttttttattctatcaaattgaaatatagcGGATTATTCACATAGttatttcatttctgtaaaATCAAATAGAATTCGATTCTGAAAATTGACTGGTTTTGGCAAGTGAACTTTTCAGATCGAATATTTCTATTGTGATGCAAATGTGAGAAAcgattttgataattcaactGGAGCACCTTTGTATTCTTTTCAAAACGGATTGCTTAATGAATTTCACAACTGATTTTTTCATGTTATTGGTAGTTTTGAATtgcattatttgaaaaatgttgacaGGACAGACCTTAACtttgaatataattcaaaattcctTTTATTTCGATGAGGCTTTGAACTTTGAATTACCATCTtacatcaaaattttcatttcgatcgagTATGCTGTTATGAAATTAACACACaaccaaaaattcataacttcttTCATAAAATAAGTATTACGCGTATTGAAGAACAACCTACTTGGAATTCGAATAAATGTCTttatttcattgcatttttctATTGTTACAGTGGCACCTGTAAGGGTGACGTCGAGACCAGAGAGGAGAGTCTTAGTGCCGAAAAGGACTCTTAAACCATACCAGAGGGAAATGAAAAGAGAATAAGTGGAGTagaattttgatatttctaaatgaattcaggaaatataaatataataaaaaaatatatataataaaaaaatttatctgatatatgtacatatgtaaataatatttctgtaatttgaataatatgCAAGATATTTCCAACTAACTCTACGTGTCGTCCAAAGATGATCTGAACACGATTCGGCTGTCTAGGGATCACCAAGAAAAACTGATAGATAtgccatttttcgaaaaaaccgcCATTGGCTGCTATATTAAAATTGGTGTTGGTCAACAGGGATTTGACCCTATTTACATAATTGCCGAAATAGTACGAGTTGTTCCAGAATTGGCACCACCTGCACCAAGGGTGGTACCCAAACCTCCACCACAACCAAGACAGGTTGAAAACAACGATCTTTTTGAAGCTCATGACTTCGAGCTGAACCTCGATATAAATATTGACCCTCAACCAGCATTAACAGGTAAATTTGCAATTGCACACTAACttattaacactaattcataaTTGATTTTGGTAAAACTGgcctttaaatttaataaattcggTTCTttctttattgaaattcattatgaataataTGAAACAAAGTGAGGATACTCATTTCGATTCATTggttggcgaaacaattgtcgcaaACATTAAATGTAACTTGAAGTATTTGTCAAAATtagtttgttttatttattcatttttttattctatcaaaTTGACATATAGCGGATTATTCACATAGAGttatttcatttctgtaaaATCAAATAGAATTCGATTCTGAaaattgacttgaacttgaactttgaatataatttcaaaattccttTTATTTCGATGAGGCTTTGAACTTTGAATTACCATCTtacatcaaaattttcatttcgatcgagTATGCTGTTATGAAATTAACACACaaccaaaaattcataacttcttTCATAAAATAAGTATTACGCGTATTCAAGAACAACCTACTTGGAATTCGAATTCCAgtatgaattttaattttgccCATTATTGAATTCAGCTGCGGTATTTGAGGTCGCAACCGTGAAAATGTCAAGTTTCTAGCTTTCTCCATTCCTGACTCAAAATTCAAAGATAGAGGCGTCaggcagacattgtgacgatattaaattcataattcatttcattatacACATATTCTGAATCAAGCTTATGTCTTGGATCATGagctctttttttttcattcacaaaaaGTGTTATACTTCTCGAGTACGACAATTGCATACAATATAATAACTTGGGTTTGAAAACTTTGTTCTTTAGAgacgaattcaaattttattaaggCATGCACATTGTATAATGATTTTATGACTCCAAgcgatgatttttcgaatccttAGGTGTACCAGAATCGCTACAAGCCCCTTAATTTAGGGAATCATCTCCCATAGTTTTTACTGATTGTATTTCATCAAAAGAACTTACAAAAATACAAAGAGAATATAACAACTTCTTGACATTAGTCAAAGTACAATGATAATAATTAAGGTTCACATCGTTTTCTAATGATGAGTCTCATCattttcatcgaattttttGGCAATATTTGCTCTTACATAAATTTATCCATAatcttataataattatatggCCATCTAGACCTACTTCTAATTCTTCTTTCTTCTCATTCCAGAATCCGAAATGTGGCTGATCCTCAAGAttgcgatatttttcctaacgaAATCAGACGGAAATTAACCAATTGCAAATCCTTCAAAATTGCATAGATGGCTACAATGAAATTCCCCAACATATCTGCCGCCCCTAGCATGTCTATAAGCGGAAATGGATCGCAATATGAAAACGAGGTGGACTTCTACTCCAGTTGGCAGAATTCCACCGCAGACGAATACATCGACAGCAAAATGCTATTGGAGAGTTCTATGACCAACCTAAGTACCGATAGTATGCTGGTCAATAGCCTCACCGAAGATGATTACGAGATAGAAACGAAACCTACCCTTCATGTTTTCGGAGACATGCTTAATCCCACCAACAACAACAATAATTTGGCTGAATTGAAACCCCTTCCTCCCTTCACTGGCTATACAGCCAACCTAAATATCAATGGTATTCAAGGCCACCATACCACGCAATATCCCAACGTGGCCAAGAAGAAAACAACAACAGTTATAACAGTTACAATGAACATAATGTCGTTTCTAGTTCTACATGTAATAACATTAACGATAATCCTGATGAAATGTTCTCCTGTGAAGACACTGCCAATGTTAATTACATAAATCCAGATTCAGTTTCTGGTTCTAATTACGTAGCATACAGTCCAATGGCACAAGGAGAATGTTTGAATACTATCAAGACGGAGATCAATACGTATGACATATCCGGTTTGAATGGTATGGGACTGTATGGCTACATTGACAATTCAACAATGGTGGACACAACAGTGAACACTGCCAATCCTGAAAGTGAAGGAACATCCAGAGAAAGTTGGGGATTCGACACCCTTATGGAAGGATTTGAAGATCAAACTGGGAATTTGATAGGACAAGAAGGCCTTCCAGAGTATATATTGCCTACGACGCCTCCTAATGATAATAATGGTAGCATGGATTATAATATGAGACAGCACCAGAACACACCAAATAACAACTCGCAAATACAAAGCATATTGAATAATACGCTCATGCCATTATTGCAGAATAGACTTCAGAACGGTCCACCAGTTAGGCAAGATTCTTCTAGTTCGACGAATTACAGTTCTGATCTGATATCTGCCTCCAGTCCCCCTGCCAATGTTGGTTCAACAACTGACAACCTAATGCTCACAGTCAATGGTCGATATATTCCATATGTCAATGTCCACAGTATGGAAGATTGCAGAATGAGGTCACCTGACATGGCCCATAACTATCCTCATACTACAACCACAACACCGCATGTCACCAAGAAAGCAAGAAGCAAAGCCCAAAAAAGACGATCTCCCTGTTCAGGTGTGTACGCAAGAGATTCAACAGATGGGAGTGTTGTTAAACAAAAACCAATGCATAGATGTTCCATTTGTAATCGCGGGTTTATAAACAAATCGAATATTAAGGTACATATGCGAACACATACAGGTGAGAAACCTTTCAAATGTGAGGCATGTGCGAAAAGTTTTCGACAGAAAGCGCATTTGTTAAAACACCAACAGATTCATAAGAGACTTGGTCGAGATTGAAACATATGAATACAACCCCCAAGACATTGAAAGAGCTGtaagtaatttttcataaatcatAAAGGTAAAATAAGTCTACTTGATGGAGgcaatttaaaataattatcaaaattatgatatccTTGTTATTCTTTTGGTTCGTTTTAAATATTTTGTCGATTCAGAATTGTATTTCTAGATGAAAAAAAGTATATATATTATGTATGTTGAATAGTGAAGGTTTGGTTCTGTTTCAAAAGGTTATTTTTTCAACTCCCATTTTCAACCAATACACATTTAATTGAGGCATTAATTATACTGATTTCTCGTTCATTTTCAGATCAAGGAAAGGGATAGATTTTACCGAAAACCTCACAATATACGAATAATGAGGAGCATATTTGCAAAAGAAAAAGTAgcagcaataaaaaaaaaagattacgaCAGGGCCAATCAATTGGACATTAGGTTGGATGAGTTGGATCAAATGTGGAGGAATCTTGAAGAAGCGGCTATTGCGCAGAAACACGCGGCGAATAACGCAGAAGaggtgaatatttttctaattgctacagggtgtcccaacgaAAACTCGAGCATTTAGTATAGTCTATCATAttgagatttcaaatttttttgacgtACCCATTTGAACAGTAATCAATTGATTTGTTGTTAtcaaagttttgaaaaaaacaaaaaaaaagaacaaacctATCAACCACAAGAAATGTTTCTCATAATGTCATATATTATgagagaaaatattaaacacTATTACGTTTCGAAATGAACCGATCACATTCGAGAACGTTTTGACTCCGAaattaaacacatttttttttgtactatATTCgtgaatataattttgaaatttccaaatttaattgacaCTCCCAAATACCTTTTTACgagtaaaaaaattattatggaaatattcggcCAGACTGTGgatcatcctgtatatatttaaGAAGTAGAAACTCGATAATCTtaataaagaataataataaataaataaagttctTTTCCACATTGATACTTTCtatcaatcttttttttttttgaaaaattacttaATGAACTTGTTCATTTCAGGCTTTTGATCCTTTCACAAGACGTCCCACAAGACCTGCACCAAGAGTTGTATCCAAACCACCACCACAACCAAGAACGGCAGAAAGCAATGATCCTTTTAAAGATCATTTGAACATTGGATACGATATCAAGATGGCCCCTCAACCAGCATTACCAGGTAAATTATCAATTGcacaataatttattaatatttattcataattgaTTTTACTAACCTGGCctttaaatttaatatattcGGTTCtttcttgatggaaattcattttgaatgaaataaaacaaagtaaggATACCCATTTCGATTCATAAGTTGGCGAAACAATTAGCGTAAACATAAAATGTAACTTGTAGTATTTGTCAAAATtagtttgttttatttattaatttttttattctatcaaaTTGACATATAGCGGATTATTCACTTATGGTTATTTCATTcctgaaaaatcaaataaaatacgATTCTGCAAATTGACTAGTTTTTGCAAGTGAACTTTTCAGATCGAATATTTCTATTGTGATGCAAATGTGAGAAAcgattttgataattcaactGGAGCACCTTTGTATTCTTGTCAAAACGAATCGCTTGATGAATTTCACGACTAATTTGTTCATGTTATTGGTAGTTTTGAATtgcattatttgaaaaatgttgaaaggaCAGACCATAACTTCGAATGTTATTCCgatatttctttcatttcgaTGAGGCTTTGAACTTTGAATTACCATCTtacatcaaaattttcatttcgatcgagTATGCTGTTATGAAATTAACACACaaccaaaaattcataacttcttTCATAAAATAAGTATTATACGTATTCAAAAACAACCTACTTGGAATTCGAATAAATGTCTttatttcattgcatttttctATTGTTACAGTGGCACCTGTAAGGGAGACGCCGAGACCAGAGAAGAGAGTCTTAGTGCCGAAAAGGACTCTTTAACCATACCAGAGGGAAATGAAAAGAGAATAAGTGGAGTAGgatcttgatatttttgaatgaattcatgaaattttcaagaattttcaatttCCCTGATGGTGCAGGAAGAAAAccgaaatataatgaaaaagaaaaaaaattattcgatatatgtacatatgtaaataatatttctgtaatttgaataatatgcaagatattttcaataatcCTGTGAAAAGTTaattttacatgaaaaaaaattattgtattatatgtatataaaattaatattttatatcttCGAATGTTCTTGTTATGCAGTAGTTcgtataacttatttttttgtatttattgtaaattttattaatatatttCACTATTTTCCTCCGTCTTCCCATTTATTTTGTAACCCTTTTCTTCGATGAAAACCTCATATGTTGAAAAAAACTTATCTATGCTGATGAAGCCATTATTCCTTCAactgtttcatttgaatttgaacagtttacattattactgttttttgtggtgaaatttttcaaaagaaacaTACCACGACGTAATTTTCGattaaaatacataaatatttaGTTATGCCTTTTGTATCATGGGTTTGTTCGATTTTTCGATATGCTTATACAGcgagatggcctattagacgtttatggaaaacttatcataattttgagctgaaaatttgcacattgaggattgaaacaatgatctttctccctaaaatatctCTGTTACTTATGCTATTTGATAAAATGTTTTGTTGTTGTAATGATTATTTCGCATTTAAAAATGTTCTCaattcgaatgaatattttttgtgaacaaAATATAAAGTTCTATGAAATATCACCAAATGCAAACAATAAATCACTAGTTCTCAGAGTAGCCAACGCTAGGAAATTTGAAACTTATGCATAAAAGAAAGCTCACTCTAAAAACTAGTAAAATTCGAAGAAGGTACTGAGCAGTGTGACCATCTTTTAAAACGCGAACCTACTATGAGGATGACAGAAATCTACTAATATCAGCTTTGCGCATGCGCATAGCCATATTTGTAGGCTCTGAGAAGTTTGAAGATACTGAAAATAGGTGACACTGTATACTGTGTTTGTAGGTTCCTTTAAATATTCttccaaatgaaaaattcttcaaatacatgGCTTATTGAAGCACATactattttccataaaatttatCAATGATATTTAAAGCTGACAAAATACTGAttcaaatatcaaataaataaataaataacgtctTTATTCGTAACATTATAACATAAAGTGAATTTATTTATCATAACATAATATTGCAGGGTAAAATATATAtctaaaaaatatacatatattaaaatatttacaGAGATATAACATATAATGGAAAGCAGTATtgttataaaataaataaaataagtaaATAACGTACAAATATTGCACTAATCATTTAATTCAGAAACATTCATATCTTCATAGGGTGTATTTTTGTTCATCatattcaacatttctgaatCCGGCGTGAATTCGCAACATTCACCAGCTTCTTTCAATCACTTAGATATTTCGTATTCAACACCATTAACTATACTTTCTTTTTAAcaagatttttcgaaaaacacgTGTTACATCCACCACTTTCAGTCATCGACCCTAGTATGGAAAATCCCGTAACGGCCGTCAACCGTTCCTTTACCTCCCTTGACCACCAGATGGACTAATTGTACTCTATAGGAGTTAGTCTATAGGCTGCTAGGACTCATAGTCCTTCATGCGTAGTTCGTCTATTCACCGCTAGATGGACCAATTGTCCTCTATAATCTAGTTCATCTAGCTGCCGCTAGATGAACTAATCGATTTGTTGTAGGCATGTTTAAAAAAGAGTTACACAGGGTGAACTCTAACAAAATCCTTCTTCAGCATGAAGAATCGAAGCCACATTTTTGTTGATGAACCTATTCCTATCTTTTGTTTTAATTctatttatttctgaaaatattcttTCGCATTTCACATTGGATAACGGCAAACATAGCATTTGCTTTGCAAATTTCGAAATGTTGGAATATTTTTCGGTGTTGGCTGCCTTTTTTAATTTGCCGACCTTGCTCCAAAATTGTTCAACATTTGCAGAATCGTTGGTTTGCCCACTATTATCGCTACACAAAAAGTTCCCGACTTCTATATCTAATTTAATTTCTCGAAATTCATCGTCTACAGTTTGTATTTTATCTTCTTCCACTAAATTGGGAAATCGCGAAAAGAGAACTAAGTGATTGGAAATCACTATGAACAGCAACTTGAGGCTCTAGAAATTCTAAGTGCTTAAATAGAATATTCGAAAGCAATCGCGCCTGTAATTGGACCGATAATTCAACTAGGAAAGATTGGCATCTGTTTAAAAAATCTTTACGAGCTTCAACAGAAATTTTTACTGTGCTATCATTCAAGCATAGTATAAGAAATGGATAGTAAGCCagccgccgtttgacggcaaggaactgGTCACTTGGGGTCGCTACTATAGTTGGAACCGGTGTTTTAcgggttgcatatatcgaacactattgactacccaaaatatttgttgaactataaaataataatgttaatcccatatctcaatgaaaatcaataaataattacGAGGCTTCGGATAAATATTCTGAAGAAGTGCAAAATATACatctataatataaaaaatatgcaataaatAAGAAGTTCATCAgatttaaatatatataaaatttttcaaaggtaATATTAgtttatttgcaataaatttaGAGATTTTTACTATAACAATTTACCATGACATGCTGTAATAAATTGTCAAATATAGATTTGCGCCTATTTAATAgatggaaataattttaaattctgAGAAACAACAAACGAACAAATTGATGGTTCAAAACGAATTTTTGTTCAAGTGAACTATCTTTCTCACCAGATGTTGTTAATGGCAGCAattggaatatacagggtgtttcctaaacatgcggcaaaaattcagggggttgttccttggactattttaagcatgttttgtccttggatgatttttgaaaaacctctttgtttcgaagatacagggcgaacaacatttttcatatttttaaaattaataatagtttaaataaaaatgcgtaccgcactgtgtttactgagtaggtacaatttatttttaaatttgtttaacaacattccaattactaaaaacggccagtttttgactaaaaattgataagtgcagatggtaaaggaatacagattaaacacggttttcatttgaattcgttttgtgatgtattagcaattaacatcaACAAttaagggttcggcagtcaatgaggagaagattggatgcttgtatgctggctagaggtggtcattttcaacagt
It includes:
- the LOC123678848 gene encoding uncharacterized protein LOC123678848; this translates as MRSIFAKEKVAAIKKKDYDRANQLDIRLDELDQMWRNLEEAAIAQKHAANNAEEAFDPFTRRPTRPAPRVVSKPPPQPRTAESNDPFKDHLNIGYDIKMAPQPALPVAPVRETPRPEKRVLVPKRTL
- the LOC123678831 gene encoding LOW QUALITY PROTEIN: ichor-like (The sequence of the model RefSeq protein was modified relative to this genomic sequence to represent the inferred CDS: inserted 1 base in 1 codon); translation: MATMKFPNISAAPSMSISGNGSQYENEVDFYSSWQNSTADEYIDSKMLLESSMTNLSTDSMLVNSLTEDDYEIETKPTLHVFGDMLNPTNNNNNLAELKPLPPFTGYTANLNINGIQGHHXHAISQRGQEENNNSYNSYNEHNVVSSSTCNNINDNPDEMFSCEDTANVNYINPDSVSGSNYVAYSPMAQGECLNTIKTEINTYDISGLNGMGLYGYIDNSTMVDTTVNTANPESEGTSRESWGFDTLMEGFEDQTGNLIGQEGLPEYILPTTPPNDNNGSMDYNMRQHQNTPNNNSQIQSILNNTLMPLLQNRLQNGPPVRQDSSSSTNYSSDLISASSPPANVGSTTDNLMLTVNGRYIPYVNVHSMEDCRMRSPDMAHNYPHTTTTTPHVTKKARSKAQKRRSPCSGVYARDSTDGSVVKQKPMHRCSICNRGFINKSNIKVHMRTHTGEKPFKCEACAKSFRQKAHLLKHQQIHKRLGRD